The Caballeronia sp. Lep1P3 genome window below encodes:
- a CDS encoding putative toxin-antitoxin system toxin component, PIN family, giving the protein MDNSAAPSQTPRVVLDSNVWIDILVFDDPATRPIRAALEARAIDALIDARCLAELTHVLDYPQFVRMAVDKAAALDTLERLSQRVAPEAPSDERPLPKCRDRDDQKFLELAHASNAHWLVSKDRAVLKLARRVARDFAFRIAEPKPFVAALQVQASIAEVD; this is encoded by the coding sequence ATGGACAATTCCGCCGCGCCGTCCCAAACCCCGCGCGTAGTGCTCGATTCGAACGTGTGGATCGACATTCTCGTGTTCGACGATCCCGCCACGCGCCCGATCCGCGCCGCGCTCGAAGCCCGCGCGATCGATGCGCTGATCGACGCGCGATGCCTGGCCGAACTCACGCATGTGCTCGACTATCCGCAGTTCGTGCGCATGGCCGTCGACAAGGCGGCGGCGCTCGACACGCTCGAACGTCTGTCGCAACGCGTCGCGCCCGAAGCGCCGTCGGACGAGCGCCCGTTGCCCAAGTGCCGCGACCGCGACGACCAGAAGTTCCTCGAACTCGCGCACGCATCGAACGCACACTGGCTCGTCTCGAAGGACCGCGCGGTGCTGAAGCTCGCGCGGCGCGTCGCGCGCGACTTCGCATTTCGCATCGCCGAGCCGAAGCCTTTCGTCGCCGCACTGCAAGTGCAGGCCAGCATCGCCGAAGTCGACTGA
- the yaaA gene encoding peroxide stress protein YaaA encodes MIIVLSPAKSLDYETPPHIRKHTLPEFVDDAAELIDGLRQLSPQQIGGMMGISDQLAMLNFQRYAEWSKTFDAHNSKQAMLAFNGDVYEGFAAKTLTSADLDFAQKHVRVLSGLYGLLRPLDLLQPYRLEMGTRFQNARGKDLYAFWGERITDALNDQFRRQRGSRVLVNCASEEYFKSVKPKLLDVPVVSPVFEDWKGGRYKIISFHAKRARGLMARYAVLNRIDEPDALKGFDSEGYRFDEKASNDTTYVFRRRVAD; translated from the coding sequence ATGATAATCGTTCTCTCGCCCGCCAAATCGCTCGACTACGAGACGCCGCCTCACATCAGGAAACACACGCTGCCGGAATTCGTCGATGACGCCGCCGAACTGATCGACGGCTTGCGCCAGCTTTCGCCGCAGCAGATCGGCGGGATGATGGGCATCTCCGACCAGCTCGCGATGCTCAACTTCCAGCGCTATGCCGAATGGTCGAAGACGTTCGACGCGCACAACTCGAAGCAGGCGATGCTCGCATTCAATGGCGACGTGTACGAAGGCTTCGCCGCGAAAACGCTGACTTCCGCCGATCTCGACTTCGCGCAGAAACATGTGCGCGTGCTGTCGGGACTGTATGGATTGCTGCGGCCGCTGGATTTGTTGCAGCCGTATCGGCTGGAAATGGGCACGAGGTTTCAGAATGCGCGCGGAAAGGATCTGTACGCGTTCTGGGGCGAGCGCATTACCGACGCGCTCAACGATCAGTTCAGGCGGCAGCGCGGCTCGCGCGTGCTGGTCAACTGCGCGTCGGAGGAATACTTCAAGTCGGTGAAGCCGAAACTGCTCGACGTGCCCGTCGTCTCGCCGGTGTTCGAGGACTGGAAGGGCGGGCGTTACAAGATCATCAGCTTTCACGCCAAGCGCGCGCGCGGTTTGATGGCGCGCTATGCGGTGCTGAACCGGATCGACGAGCCGGATGCGCTCAAAGGCTTCGACAGCGAAGGCTACCGGTTCGACGAGAAAGCATCGAACGATACGACTTACGTGTTTCGCCGCCGCGTCGCGGACTGA